GGGTGGCCGTGCGGACACGCTCCTGCACGTCCTTGCCCAGGGTGATGGGGGGCAGCACGCAGGCGGAGTCGCCCGAGTGGATGCCGGCCTCTTCGATGTGCTCCATGATGCCGCCAAGGTACATGTCCTTGCCGTCAAAGAGCGCGTCAACGTCAATCTCGATGGCGTCTTCCAAGAACCTGTCGATGAGGACCGGGTGCGCCTCGGTGATCTCGGTGGCGTTCTTGATGTAACGGGACAGGTTGGCCTCGTCATAGACGATCTCCATGCCACGGCCGCCCAGAACGTAGGACGGGCGAACCAGGACGGGGTAACCGATCTCATCCGCGATCTTCTTGGCGTCGTTGAAGGACACGGCAGTGCCGTTCTTCGGCGCGATCAGGCCCGCCTCGTCGAGCACGCGGGAGAACATGCCGCGGTGCTCGGCCAGGTCGATGGCTTCCGGGGACGTGCCCAGGATGGGCACACCGGCGTCGGCCAGTTCCTGAGCCAGCTTCAACGGGGTCTGCCCGCCAAGCTGCACGAACACGCCCATGACGCCACCGGTGCGCTCTTCGGCCGCAATGATTTCAAGGACGTCCTCGAGGGTCAGCGGTTCAAAGTACAGGCGGGTGGAGACGTCATAGTCGGTGGAGACGGTTTCCGGGTTGCAGTTGACCATGACGGTCTCGTAGCCGGCCTTGCGCAGCGCCATGGAGGCGTGCACGCAGGAGTAGTCAAACTCGATGCCCTGGCCGATGCGGTTGGGGCCCGAGCCGAGGATGATGACGGACGGCTTTTCGTGCAGCGCAATCTCGTCCTCCTCGTCGTAGCTGGAGTAGTGGTACGGGGTGTACGCGGCGAATTCGGCGGCACAGGTGTCCACCGTCTTGTACACGGGGCGGATGTTCAGTGCCTGGCGGACGCCGCGCACCACCGCCTCGGAGTTGTGCGTCAGCTCGCCGATCTGGACGTCGGAGAAGCCGTGGCGCTTGGCTAGTTTCAGCATTTCCGGGGTCAGTGCGGTGGACTGGCGGATGGTGGCGGAGATTTCGTTCAGCAGCACCAGCTGGTCAAGGAACCAGGGGTCAATGCCTGTTGCCTCGTAGAGTTCCTCGATGGTGGCGCCGCCGAGGAGGGCCCGCTGGACCTGGCCGAGGCGCTCGGTGGTGGGGCGCTTGGAGAGCTCAATCAGCTCCGGCACATCCAGTGCGTTGACGGTCTTGAAGTCGAGGCTGGCACCCTTCTGCTCCAGTGAGCGCAGCGCCTTCTGGAGTGCCTCGGTGAAGTTGCGGCCCATGGCCATGGCTTCGCCGACGCTCTTCATGGTGGTGGTCAGGGTGTCATCCGCTGCGGGGAACTTCTCGAAGGCGAAGCGGGGCACCTTCACAACGACGTAGTCGAGCGCGGGCTCGAAGGAGGCCGGGGTTTTCTGTGTGATGTCGTTCGGGATCTCATCCAGGGTGTAGCCCAGTGAGAGCTTCGTGGCGATCTTGGCGATGGCAAAGCCGGTGGCCTTGGAGGCCAGTGCGGAGGAGCGTGAGACGCGCGGGTTCATCTCAATGACGACGACGCGTCCCGTGTCGGGTTCGATCGCGAACTGGATGTTGCAGCCGCCCGTGTCGACGCCAACCTCACGGATGATGGCGATGGAGATGTCGCGCAGGTTCTGGTATTCGCGGTCCGTCAGCGTCATGGCAGGGGCCACGGTGATGGAGTCGCCTGTGTGCACGCCCACCGGGTCAAAGTTTTCAATGGAGCACACAACAACGACATTGTCGTTCTTGTCGCGCATCATTTCCAGCTCGTATTCCTTCCAGCCAAGGATGCTCTCTTCGAGCAACACCTCGGTGGTGGGGCTGTACTGCAGGCCCTGGCCCACAATACGGGTGAGGTCTTGCGGGGTGTAGGCCAGGCCGGAGCCCAGCCCGCCCATGGTGAAGGACGGGCGCACGACCATGGGGTAGCCGAGGTCTTCGGCGGCCGTAAAGGCCTCCTCGATGGTGTGGATGATGTGGCTGCGCGCCGA
This genomic interval from Arthrobacter sp. PAMC 25486 contains the following:
- the carB gene encoding carbamoyl-phosphate synthase large subunit, producing MPKREDLKSVLVIGSGPIVIGQAAEFDYSGTQALRVLKEEGLRVILVNSNPATIMTDPEFADATYVEPITPEVIEKIIAKERPDAILPTLGGQTALNAAIALDKNGVLAKYNVELIGANIAAIELGEDREKFKGVVERCGAESARSHIIHTIEEAFTAAEDLGYPMVVRPSFTMGGLGSGLAYTPQDLTRIVGQGLQYSPTTEVLLEESILGWKEYELEMMRDKNDNVVVVCSIENFDPVGVHTGDSITVAPAMTLTDREYQNLRDISIAIIREVGVDTGGCNIQFAIEPDTGRVVVIEMNPRVSRSSALASKATGFAIAKIATKLSLGYTLDEIPNDITQKTPASFEPALDYVVVKVPRFAFEKFPAADDTLTTTMKSVGEAMAMGRNFTEALQKALRSLEQKGASLDFKTVNALDVPELIELSKRPTTERLGQVQRALLGGATIEELYEATGIDPWFLDQLVLLNEISATIRQSTALTPEMLKLAKRHGFSDVQIGELTHNSEAVVRGVRQALNIRPVYKTVDTCAAEFAAYTPYHYSSYDEEDEIALHEKPSVIILGSGPNRIGQGIEFDYSCVHASMALRKAGYETVMVNCNPETVSTDYDVSTRLYFEPLTLEDVLEIIAAEERTGGVMGVFVQLGGQTPLKLAQELADAGVPILGTSPEAIDLAEHRGMFSRVLDEAGLIAPKNGTAVSFNDAKKIADEIGYPVLVRPSYVLGGRGMEIVYDEANLSRYIKNATEITEAHPVLIDRFLEDAIEIDVDALFDGKDMYLGGIMEHIEEAGIHSGDSACVLPPITLGKDVQERVRTATRAIAEGVGVRGLINIQFALAADILYVLEANPRASRTVPFVSKATGVQMAKAAALIGVGVSIAHLRSVHHILPEVGDGGNLPDNAPVAVKEAVLPFNRFRTPEGHVVDSLLGPEMRSTGEVMGIDKHFDTAFAKSQAAANGALPVDGKVFVSVANRDKRSIIMAVKRLVDLGYEIVATGGTADVLRRNGIASTTVRKISQESANSDDQSIVDLINNGEIDMIFNTPSGGQARGDGYEIRAAAVSNGRPCITTVAEFNVAVQAMEALRSYEWDVTSLQEHALVLAAGLAAQNA